The nucleotide window CCACCTTATAACCATCTAGCTTTGCCTGCGCGCTGTAAGTGCTTTTACAAAACTCAATATAACGCCCGGCGGCATCTTCTATCCGTTTTGCCTTACCGAGTTGTTCAGAAGGAACCACTTCAATATCCTCTTCAAAGGCAGCCTCTACTTCCAACTCGATTGAATCACTGATTTTCTTACCCTGTGATGAAAAGAACTTGATGCCATTATCATGATGCGGATTATGTGATGCGCTGATTACAATCCCCGCATCGGCATGAAATGTCTGTGTTAAATAGGCGACTGCAGGTGTAGGCATCGGTCCAAGCAACATCACATCAATACCCGCTGCGATAAAACCAGCTTCCAAAGCCGATTCAAACATATAGCCTGAAATACGTGTATCCTTGCCAATCATCACTTTCGACTCACCACGAGCCTTCATCACCTTGCCTGTCGCCCACCCTAATTTTAAAATCTGATCAGGGCGAATCATTCCTGAACCGACACGGTTGCGGATACCATCAGTACCAAAATATTTTTTCTGAGTTTCTTTCATAAACAACCTATCAAGCCACCTAAAAGCAACTTATTTAAAACAACGAGAGATTCCAAACCATCAACTAGGTAAGACTTGCGATAACCGTCAATGCCTCAACCGTTGGTGCGACATCATGCACTCTCACTATCTGTGAACCTTTCATGCCCGCCAGTATTGCGGCGGCAACACTACCATGCAAACGACTTTGCAGCGGAACATCACCTAGAATTTCGCCAATCATGCGTTTACGAGAAACACCTACCAAAATCGGATATTCAAGAGAGGTAAATTCTGACAACTCTTTAAACAGCCGTTTATTATGCTCTAAAGTCTTACCAAAACCAAATCCAGGATCTAAAATTATCCGACTTTTATCAATACCGGCTTGCTCACAAACACTCGCCCGGCTCAACAAAAATGCCTTAACTTCCTCCACGACATCTTCATAAGATGGTGCTTGCTGCATATCACCCGGATTGCCCTTTTTATGCATAAGACAGACCGCAACCTGGCCTTTAGCGACACAGTCAATAGCTCCGGTGTCTTGCAAGGCATTGACATCATTGACAATCGACACTCCAGCAATTATCGACTCCTGCATAACCGGAGTCTTATAGGTATCTACCGAAACTGGAACATCAAACCTTTCGGTAATCCATTCGACTACCGGTATTACACGCTCCAGCTCAACGGAAAGCGGCACTGCATCAGCACCAGGCCTGGTCGACTCCCCTCCAACATCGATAATATCCACACCTTGTGAAATCATCTGAACGACACGCTCCTCAATAAGCTTTTGGGATACAAACAGTCCGCCATCAGAAAATGAGTCTGGAGTCACATTCAATATCCCCATCACCAGTGGAGTACCAGGCCTGGTCAAATGAATCCTGTGCAATTCTTTTTCTATATCAAACATACCTATCCTCAAACATTATTGCTACCGGAACCTAGCAAACAATGATTCCTATCCAAAAAAAAACCCCGAAATCGGGGTTTTCTTAAAGAAACCAATCAACTAGTGTAGTTTTGGCTCACTATTTTTTGCCTCTTCACTCGAAGCCTCTCCAGACAAATCATCCTTAACCATATCAACTGGCTTTTCAGATTCATCCTGTGCTTTGACTTCGCTATCTGAACCTGCAGAAGCACTAGAATCATGATCATCAGAACCCTGCCAATCTTTTGGTTCACCAGCTGGACGGCCTTCCATGATGTTCTTGATCTGTTCTGCATCGATTGTCTCGTACTGCATAAGCGCTTCGGTCATCAACTCCAGCTCTTTAGAGTGCTCAGTCAGGATATCCGTTGCTCTTTTGTAGTTACGATCAATCAAGTTACGAATTTCATGGTCGATCTCTTTAGAGATTTCACCAGAAACGTTGGCATTACGGGAACTTCCCATAAAGCCACCTTTATCATCTTCTTCATACATGAGCGGACCAAGATTATCTGAAAGCCCCCACTTGGTGACCATATTTCGTGCGATCATAGTGGCACGCTCAATATCGTTACTTGCCCCAGTCGTTACCGCATCTGGACCATAAATCAATTCCTCGGCGATACGGCCACCATATAAACTCGAAAGCTGGCTTTCTAACTTACGTTTACTGTAGCTATAACTATCTTCTTCTGGAAGATACATGGTGACACCCAAGGCTCTACCACGCGGCATGATACTAACCTTATAGACAGGGTCATGCTCAGGCACCAACCAACCGACAATCGCATGGCCAGCCTCATGGTAAGCCGTCATACGACGCTCTTTTTCACTCATGACCATACTCTTACGCTCAACACCCATAAGAATTTTGTCTTTGGCCTTTTCAAAATGTTTTTGGGTCACCAATTTATCATTATTGCGAGCGGCAAACAGAGCGGCCTCGTTAACCAAGTTAGCCAAGTCTGCACCGGAAAAACCTGGTGTGCCGCGAGCAATATACGATGGTTCTACATCATCAGCTAAAGGCACTTTACGCATATGAACTTTCAGAATCTGTTCACGTCCACGAATATCCGGTAGACCCACAGTAACCTGTCTATCGAAACGACCTGGACGAAGTAATGCAGGGTCAAGTACGTCAGCACGGTTGGTGGCGGCAATGACAATAACCCCTTCATTCCCTTCAAAACCATCCATCTCAACCAGCATTTGGTTCAAGGTCTGCTCACGCTCATCGTTTCCGCCACCCATACCTGAGCCTCGACTACGACCAACCGCGTCAATCTCATCAATAAAGATAATACATGGTGCATGCGCTTTAGCTTGCTCAAACATGTCGCGAACACGCGAGGCACCAACACCCACAAACATCTCCACAAAATCAGAACCCGAGATGGTGAAGAAAGGTACTTTAGCTTCTCCAGCAATCGCTTTGGCAAGCAATGTCTTACCGGTACCAGGAGGTCCCACCATCAAGACACCGCGAGGGATACTTCCCCCCAAATTCTGGTATTTTGTTGGGTCTTTCAAGAAATCAACAATTTCACCTACTTCTTGTTTCGCTTCATCAGCACCGGCCACATCATCCAAAGTCACCTTGTTTTGATCATCCGTCAGCATCCTTGCTTTGCTTTTACCGAATGACATTGGGCCACCCTTGCCGCCAACACCGCCACCCATTGAGCGCATGAAGAAAATCCATACACCAATTAAAAGCAACATTGGGAACCAAGAAATGAAAATCTGCATCAAAACACTTTGCTGCTCAGGAGGCTGCGCACTGACTTTAACCTGATTATCCAACAAATCACCCATCAAACCAGGATCACCTGGATTGTAGGTCGTGAAAGCATCCCCATTGGTATATACACCACGAATGGTTTGACCTTCGATAGAGACCTTACTAACCTGTTGTTGATGAACCTGTTCAATAAAATCTGAATAGTCTAAACGGCCTGATGAATTCTGCCCTTGAGTACTAAAATGATTGAAAACAGACATTAACACCATGGCCACTACTGTCCAAATCAGTACATTTTTTAGCATATCGTTTTTCATTATTAACCTTACTTTTTCTAAACCATACGTTAATTAAAACGTAATCAATCGATGAAAATCTTATTTCAGCTACTTTATCACACTTTTAAATAAAAAAAACTTATAGCACAGCCTTAATTATTAATAACCATTCTTTATATAATTAAGCTTTTTTACCACGAGCCAATAAATAAATTTCTTTGCTTCTCGCTCTAGAAGCCTGGGGTTTACGTGTAATGACCTTGTCATATTTGGACTTTAAGTTGAGGATTAATTCATTATAGCCCTCACCTTGAAAAACTTTCATCAGCAAATCGCCATTCTTCTTCAAGACTTGGTCGGCCAACTCAACACAAAGCTCTACCAAATACATCGCGCGGGGAATATCAACCCCCTTGTTACCACTCATATTTGGCGCCATGTCAGACATAACCACATCGACATCTCGACCATCCAGCGCTGACAATAGATTATTGTAAACCTCATCTTCTCTAAAATCGCCTTGAATAAAGGTGACACCGGCAAAAGGCTCAACAGGTAAAATATCTAAAGCAAACACTTCACCCTGACTGCCGATTTTATGTGCGGTCCACTGTGACCAACCACCTGGGGCAGCACCTAAATCCACAACACACATACCATTTTTAAACAGTTTGTCTTTATCATCAATCTCTTGCAGTTTATAAACCGCTCGAGAACGCCAGCCTTCTTGCTTAGCTTTCAAAACATAAGGGTCGTCAAAATGCTCTTTTAACCAACCTGCGCTCGATTTACTTCTCGCCATAATGTGTTTTCAACTACAATATATAAAACTAAATTATTAATAATGACTTCAATTGGAAAATTCAATGAGCCAACCAGAAAAATTAAACACCAACCAAAAGAAATTCTTACGTGGAATTGCTCACGGTTTAAACCCAATGATTATTATTGGCGCTAACGGCGTTACAGAAAGCTTAATGGCTGAACTTGAAAGCACCTTAGAACATCATGAAATTCTTAAAATCAAAATGGCTTCTGCAGACCGTGAAGATAGAAAGAAAATTGTTGATTACATCTTAGAACAAACAGGGGCTTTATTGGTTCAAACCATTGGTAAAGTGTGTGTCATCTATCGCCAGAGTGAAGAGACCGAACTTCCTCTACCACGATAACCCGCCAACATAAAAAGGGTTAAGAAACGACCTCTTAACCCCTTATTACAGCAAACCTGATTTTAAATCCACACCTAAACCGGCTTTAAACCAACTTATCTAAACCTCTTTTCAAGTCCTGCTTGATATCCTCAATAGACTCCAAACCTACCGAAACACGAATTAAATTATCGGTAATACCCGCTTGAATTCTTGCTTCAGGATCAACACGGCTATGAGTCGTAGTCGCAGGATGGGTAATACTGGTCTTAACATCACCAAGGTTCGCGGTAATCGACAACATCTGGGTAGCATCAATGACACTCCATGCCTGTTCTCGAGTGCCCTTAACTTTAAAACTCACCAAACCACCGCCAGCAGACTGCTGTTTACTAGCCAACTCAAACTGAGGATGCGACTCCAATCCTGGATAAAAGACGGTTTCCACCGCCGGATGATCCGTTAACCATACCGCCAACGCTTCGGCGTTTTCACAGTGTGCTCGCATCCGTACAGGCAGTGTCTCTAATCCTTTTAGGAAAATCCAAGCATTAAATGCACTCATAGTTGGCCCAGCCGTACGCATAAAACCACGAACAGGCTCTTCAATTAACGCTTCAGAACCGACAACCGCACCACCAATCCCACGACCTTGTCCATCAATGAACTTGGTTGCAGAATGAATGACAATGTCAGCTCCCTGCTCTAATGGTCTTTGTAGAATCGGCGTGCAAAAGCAGTTATCCACAATCAATAAACAGTCATTGGCTTTTGCCAAAGAACTTAAGGCACTTAAATCCGCTACTTCAGTAAGAGGGTTTGATGGCGTTTCTAAAAAGAACGCTTTGGTATTCTGCTGAATCGCGGACTGCCATTCACGGATATCCGTTTGTGAAACAAAGGTAACCTCAACACCGAACTTAGCCAGATACTTGGTGAACAGTACTTTTGTCGTACCAAAAATACTTTGTGAAGAAACCACATGGTCACCCGCTTGGCATAACCCCATAAAGGTCGATAAGATAGCCGACATTCCAGAAGCGGTAGCAACACAAGATTCTCCACCCTCCATTAACGCTAAGCGATTTTCAAACGCCCTGACCGTTGGGTTGGTAAAACGGGAGTAAACATTACCCTTTTCTTCTCCACTAAAACGTGCCGCTGCTTGAGCAGCCGATTTATAACGAAAACTCGATGTAGGGAAAATCGCTTCACTATTCTCTTGTTCCGCTGTCTGCTGGTAACCCGCTCTGACCGCAAGTGTATCTATATCAAACTCATTCACTGAAATTCACCCATTAACTTATCTAGTTAACTACCATTATGTAGGCCAACAGTTTCCTGTCCTAAAGCTTTCTTGGTCGATTGCGCATCATCATTTCTACTGGTGTCCAAAGAAGCTAGATATTCAGGGGTAATATCACCGGTAATATACTCACCACTAAAACAGGAGGTATCAAATTTCGGAATCTGCTCATTACCGACACTCACCGCATCGATCAAATCTTCCAAATCTTGATAAATCAACTTATCACAGCCGATAAATTCTGCCACTTCCTCAGTAGTACGGTTGTTGGCAACCAATTCAGAAGCCGAAGGCATATCAATGCCGTAAACGTAAGGATAACGTACGGCTGGCGCTGCCGAAGCAAAATAAACTTTATTTGCACCAGCTTCACGTGCCATTTCGACAATCTGACCTGACGTGGTACCACGTACAATGGAATCATCAACCAACAATACGTTTTTACCTTCAAACTCCAGGTTAATCGGGTTCAACTTTTGGCGAACCGACTTCTTACGTAACTGCTGACCAGGCATAATGAAGGTACGCCCGATGTAACGGTTTTTCATCAAACCTTCACGGTAAGGAATATTCAACTTTGAGGCCAGCTCCAGTGCGGAAGTACGGCTTGTATCCGGAATCGGCATGACGACATCGATGTCATGGTCAGGCCATTCACGTAAAATCTTCTCTGCAAGCTTCTCCCCCATTCGTAGGCGGGACTTGTATACCGAAATATCATCCATCATCGAATCTGGACGCGCGAAATACACATACTCAAAGATACAAGGAGTATATTGCGGGTTTTCTGCACACTGCTGATAATAAATATCACCTTGTTCGGTAATCACAACCGCTTCGCCCGGTGCCAAATCTTTTTCCAAGGTAAACCCTAGGCCACTCAAAGCCACCGATTCAGAAGCGATCATATAATCAGTACCATTTGGCGTTACACGCTTACCGACCACAATCGGACGTAAAGCAAATGGGTCACGAAACCCCACCACACCGATATTAGAGATAATCCCAACTGCGGCATAACCCCCTCTCACACGTTTATGCACAGCTCGCACCGCATTAAAAACGTCTTCATGATCGATGAATAGTTTCTTTTGCTGCATTAACTCATGGGCAAATACGTTCAATAACACTTCAGAGTCTGAGTTGGTATTGAGGTGACGTAAATCGGTACGATAAATCTCTTCCGCAACCTCTTCCGCATTGGTCAAATTACCATTATGACCCATTGCGATTCCGTAAGGAGAGTTTACATAAAACGGCTGTGCTTCCGCACTTGAAGACGAACCTGCCGTTGGATAACGAACATGCCCAATCCCCATATTGCCATGTAGATCACGCATATGTCTTGTTCTGAAAACATCCTTTACCATTCCGTTATCTTTACGCTGAAAAAAACGTCCGTCTTTACAGGTAACGATACCTGCCGCATCTTGCCCACGATGCTGCAAAATAGTCAAGGAATCATAGATTTCCTGATTAACATAATTTCCAGAACCCGATACAATCCCAACAATACCGCACATTTTCGTACACTCTCTTACTTACAAATAGCTATTGAAAACCATAATCAAATGGTCGTTCCAACAGTGAGTTGGACTTAACAAGTTAAGCACATCCCACCATCGGTCTTAAGGAAGTTGCACAACCTCACTTTTGGTATGCAACATTTTATCTAATTTAAGCTTATCTTTCTCAGCTTTAGCTTTAGAAATATAAGGTCCTGTTCTCACAGAATAAATTTTACTCTTCTCATAGTACTTAATATAAACATCGTACTCTGAATCCAACTGGCCTAAAAGTTCATTGGCCTCTTTAATATCAGAAAAGGCGATTAAGCGGACAATCCACTGACCTTTGTATTTTTCATTGTCAGAGACTTTATCCAGCTGGCTAATTTTGTCATGCAAAGCTTGTTGTGAGTCAACCTGAGTATCGACCGTCTTGGTTTCGATATCTGAGCTTAGCGCCTCTTTTGAAGCACTGTTCAAATTCTGTGCTTGACCATTCGTCAACGGCTTGTCATCACCATTAGGTAAACGGTAGGCGTGCTCGACAATGGGTAAGGTACTTTTGACTTCTGTTTTTTGAAACCCTTCAGGCACAAAATTAACAGGCTTGCTATACCACTGCGGCACGATGATGACTAACAACCCAAGCCAAATCGCGGCACCAATCAAACGATTTTTACTTACTGAATCCATGAACTACTTGTCAGCCTCTAATTCTTCTAACGTTTGTGCCACCGTAAAAAACGACCCCCAAACCAAGACATTAGATTTATCACAACCTTTTACATACTCCGTGGCTAAGGCGATTGATTCAAACTCGCAAATCTGTTGTTTTTCCACGCCGGCTTGTAAAAGGATCCCTGTCAATTGCTGTAACCCCGTTGACCTTGGAATATCAAGATCTGCAATAGCCCACTGGCTGACAAAAGGTTTAATCACTCTGACCATGGGTAACATATCTTTATCGTTCAATGCGGAGAACAGGGCTATGCTCTTATGAGGTTCAAAGGCTTGCTTTTCAAGGTATTCGGCCAAAACTTGAGCCGATTGGGGATTATGGGCGACATCAATCAACCAGGCCTGGTGGTTTATTTGCAACGATTGCATACGCCCTGGATGTTTGACCTCTGCTAAACCTTTATTGATATGTTCGATATCAACCGCTAACTGAGATCGAATCTTTGACAGTAATGCGACCACACCCGATGCATTTTGCAATTGAAAATCACCATGCAACTGCGGTTTGGTTAAAGTTACAGCTGGCTGATCATCTTGCGTGAAATTAAATGACCAGGCCTGGTCATTTAATGGATTCTTTTGATAATCAAAATCGATTTTCAAACAAGCTAAATCCACCTGCAACTCCGCCGCGTAATCGATCAATGTTTGCGGTGGATTCGGATCGGAACAGATACTCAACCTACCCTCTCGCATAATTCCGGCCTTTTCAACCGCGATTAGACTTCTATCATCACCAAGCCAATCAATATGATCGACGTCAATCGCTGTAATCAAAGACGCATCCGCATCAACCACATTGACCGCATCCAGGCGCCCACCCAATCCGACTTCTAAAACCACCACATCCAACTTGGCTTGTTTAAAGATGGTTAGAGCCGCTAAAGTGGAAAACTCGAAATAGGTTAATTTAATTTGTTCACGTTGGCTTTCAATCGCGGTAAAAGCATCAACAATCTGCTGGTCACTGACAGGAACACTGTTGACTTGAATACGTTCGTTGAACTTTAAAATATGAGGAGACGTGTAAGTCCCCACATTGTATCCTGCCGCTTTTAAAATAGATGCCAACATAGCGACACTGGAGCCCTTACCATTGGTTCCGGCAACCGAAATGACAAACGGAGCAGGCCTGGTAACTTGCATTTTTTCAGCAACTAGGCGAATTCGCTCTAGTCCCAAATCGATTTCTTGGGCATGTAAATGCAGTAACCAGTCTACCCACTGTTCAAGAGTAGACTGGTTATTAGGAATATTCATCTATTTTTAAGCTTTGATTTTATATGTAAAAGTAAAATTGATTAGGCGGGTTTATTCTGTAACATCTTACAAATATCCGCCAACTCATTACGCAAGTCGTGACGATGAATAATACGGTCAATAGCACCATGTTCTAAAAGGAACTCACTGCGTTGAAAACCTTCTGGTAATTTTTCACGAACCGTTTGTTCAATAACACGAGGCCCGGCGAAACCGATCAACGCCTTAGGTTCGGCCACATTCAAGTCACCCAACATGGCAAAACTAGCGGAAACCCCACCCATAGTCGGATCGGTCAACACTGAAATAAAAGGCAGACCTTGCGCTCGTAAACGCCCTAAAGCCGCACTGGTTTTAGCCATCTGCATCAATGAAAACAACGCTTCTTGCATACGGGCACCCCCACTGGCAGAAAAGCAGATGAACGGTGTCTTGTTTTCAATCGCCTGATTCACGGCACGCACAAATTTCTCACCCACAACCGAACCCATTGAGCCACCCATGAATTTGAATTCAAATGCCGCAGCCATAACAGGTAAACCGTTTATCGTGCCTGAACCGGTAATAAAAGAATCTTTTTCACCAGTGGCTTTTTGAGCTTGGGTAATACGATCTTTATACTTTTTCAGATCTTTGAACTTAAGCGCATCCACCGGGGAAATATTTGCAGAGGTTTCAACAAAACTACCTTCATCCAAGAACGTTTCCAAACGCTGACGCCCGCCTAAACGCATGTGATGATCACACTTAGGACAAACTTCTTGATTGCGAGTGACTTCTGAACGATAAAGTGTGCTTTCACATTTTGGACACTTAGTCCAAAGCCCTTCAGGCACTGACTTTTTACGCTCCGTTACTTGTTTGATACTCGGTAAAATTTTTTCAAACCAGTTCATATATACTCCTGATGACTATGAGACTGTCATAATCCTATTACTTTTTATTTGTTCTTTGCTAATTCATTACAATGCTACGCAGTGCGACCCTACGCAGTGCGACCGCGTTTAGTTTTCAGCGTCCGCTCTATCAATCGCATGGCGGAATTCGGCCATTTTTTCACCGATGGCTAAATGAATATCGTATAGACCTTTGGTTGCATTCGCTTCAATCAAGGTAACCAAGGATGAGCCAACAATGACCGCGTCACCTAACTTGGCCATCTCATAAGCGGTCTCACCATCTTTTATCCCAAAACCGATTCCAACCGGATGCTTCAACGACTGCTTCAATCGAGCGACTTGGTTAGCCACATCATTCACATCAAGCTCTTTAGAACCGGTCACACCTTTTAATGAGACATAGTAAACAAAACCGCTACCTTTTTCATTAACCGCCTGTAATCGACCCTCTGGAGTGGTGGGTGAAACCAAGAAAACACGGTCCAAACCTTTTGCTTCCAAAGCTTCTTTGTAACCAAAAGACTCTTCCGGAGGCATATCAACCGTTAATACCGCATCCGCCCCCACTGAACTTGCGGCATTGGCAAACGCTTCATACCCCATCGCCTCTATCGGATTCAAATATCCCATGATAACAACCGGGGTCTTTTCATCTTTTTCACGGAAGACACGGATGAATTCCAGAACATCATCCAAGCTGACATTATGCTCTAAAGCACGCTCAACCGCTTTCTGAATAACCGGTCCATCCGCCATCGGATCAGAAAAAGGCACACCCAACTCGATAATATCAGCGCCTTTTTCAACCAGAAGATGCATTAAATCAATCGTGGCATTCGGCTCCGGATCTCCAGCGGTAATATAAGGAATCAGCGCGGTTTTACCATTGTCTTTTAAATTTGCTAGTGTGTTTTGTATTCTACTCATGATTTATCTCTTATTAAAAACAGGCATAACATTCAGCTATATAACTGGTAATGCTATGTTTAAA belongs to Thiomicrorhabdus immobilis and includes:
- the folC gene encoding bifunctional tetrahydrofolate synthase/dihydrofolate synthase; its protein translation is MNIPNNQSTLEQWVDWLLHLHAQEIDLGLERIRLVAEKMQVTRPAPFVISVAGTNGKGSSVAMLASILKAAGYNVGTYTSPHILKFNERIQVNSVPVSDQQIVDAFTAIESQREQIKLTYFEFSTLAALTIFKQAKLDVVVLEVGLGGRLDAVNVVDADASLITAIDVDHIDWLGDDRSLIAVEKAGIMREGRLSICSDPNPPQTLIDYAAELQVDLACLKIDFDYQKNPLNDQAWSFNFTQDDQPAVTLTKPQLHGDFQLQNASGVVALLSKIRSQLAVDIEHINKGLAEVKHPGRMQSLQINHQAWLIDVAHNPQSAQVLAEYLEKQAFEPHKSIALFSALNDKDMLPMVRVIKPFVSQWAIADLDIPRSTGLQQLTGILLQAGVEKQQICEFESIALATEYVKGCDKSNVLVWGSFFTVAQTLEELEADK
- a CDS encoding O-succinylhomoserine sulfhydrylase, whose translation is MNEFDIDTLAVRAGYQQTAEQENSEAIFPTSSFRYKSAAQAAARFSGEEKGNVYSRFTNPTVRAFENRLALMEGGESCVATASGMSAILSTFMGLCQAGDHVVSSQSIFGTTKVLFTKYLAKFGVEVTFVSQTDIREWQSAIQQNTKAFFLETPSNPLTEVADLSALSSLAKANDCLLIVDNCFCTPILQRPLEQGADIVIHSATKFIDGQGRGIGGAVVGSEALIEEPVRGFMRTAGPTMSAFNAWIFLKGLETLPVRMRAHCENAEALAVWLTDHPAVETVFYPGLESHPQFELASKQQSAGGGLVSFKVKGTREQAWSVIDATQMLSITANLGDVKTSITHPATTTHSRVDPEARIQAGITDNLIRVSVGLESIEDIKQDLKRGLDKLV
- the accD gene encoding acetyl-CoA carboxylase, carboxyltransferase subunit beta — its product is MNWFEKILPSIKQVTERKKSVPEGLWTKCPKCESTLYRSEVTRNQEVCPKCDHHMRLGGRQRLETFLDEGSFVETSANISPVDALKFKDLKKYKDRITQAQKATGEKDSFITGSGTINGLPVMAAAFEFKFMGGSMGSVVGEKFVRAVNQAIENKTPFICFSASGGARMQEALFSLMQMAKTSAALGRLRAQGLPFISVLTDPTMGGVSASFAMLGDLNVAEPKALIGFAGPRVIEQTVREKLPEGFQRSEFLLEHGAIDRIIHRHDLRNELADICKMLQNKPA
- the ftsH gene encoding ATP-dependent zinc metalloprotease FtsH yields the protein MKNDMLKNVLIWTVVAMVLMSVFNHFSTQGQNSSGRLDYSDFIEQVHQQQVSKVSIEGQTIRGVYTNGDAFTTYNPGDPGLMGDLLDNQVKVSAQPPEQQSVLMQIFISWFPMLLLIGVWIFFMRSMGGGVGGKGGPMSFGKSKARMLTDDQNKVTLDDVAGADEAKQEVGEIVDFLKDPTKYQNLGGSIPRGVLMVGPPGTGKTLLAKAIAGEAKVPFFTISGSDFVEMFVGVGASRVRDMFEQAKAHAPCIIFIDEIDAVGRSRGSGMGGGNDEREQTLNQMLVEMDGFEGNEGVIVIAATNRADVLDPALLRPGRFDRQVTVGLPDIRGREQILKVHMRKVPLADDVEPSYIARGTPGFSGADLANLVNEAALFAARNNDKLVTQKHFEKAKDKILMGVERKSMVMSEKERRMTAYHEAGHAIVGWLVPEHDPVYKVSIMPRGRALGVTMYLPEEDSYSYSKRKLESQLSSLYGGRIAEELIYGPDAVTTGASNDIERATMIARNMVTKWGLSDNLGPLMYEEDDKGGFMGSSRNANVSGEISKEIDHEIRNLIDRNYKRATDILTEHSKELELMTEALMQYETIDAEQIKNIMEGRPAGEPKDWQGSDDHDSSASAGSDSEVKAQDESEKPVDMVKDDLSGEASSEEAKNSEPKLH
- the rlmE gene encoding 23S rRNA (uridine(2552)-2'-O)-methyltransferase RlmE, whose protein sequence is MARSKSSAGWLKEHFDDPYVLKAKQEGWRSRAVYKLQEIDDKDKLFKNGMCVVDLGAAPGGWSQWTAHKIGSQGEVFALDILPVEPFAGVTFIQGDFREDEVYNNLLSALDGRDVDVVMSDMAPNMSGNKGVDIPRAMYLVELCVELADQVLKKNGDLLMKVFQGEGYNELILNLKSKYDKVITRKPQASRARSKEIYLLARGKKA
- a CDS encoding SPOR domain-containing protein, with amino-acid sequence MDSVSKNRLIGAAIWLGLLVIIVPQWYSKPVNFVPEGFQKTEVKSTLPIVEHAYRLPNGDDKPLTNGQAQNLNSASKEALSSDIETKTVDTQVDSQQALHDKISQLDKVSDNEKYKGQWIVRLIAFSDIKEANELLGQLDSEYDVYIKYYEKSKIYSVRTGPYISKAKAEKDKLKLDKMLHTKSEVVQLP
- the trpA gene encoding tryptophan synthase subunit alpha, with protein sequence MSRIQNTLANLKDNGKTALIPYITAGDPEPNATIDLMHLLVEKGADIIELGVPFSDPMADGPVIQKAVERALEHNVSLDDVLEFIRVFREKDEKTPVVIMGYLNPIEAMGYEAFANAASSVGADAVLTVDMPPEESFGYKEALEAKGLDRVFLVSPTTPEGRLQAVNEKGSGFVYYVSLKGVTGSKELDVNDVANQVARLKQSLKHPVGIGFGIKDGETAYEMAKLGDAVIVGSSLVTLIEANATKGLYDIHLAIGEKMAEFRHAIDRADAEN
- the yhbY gene encoding ribosome assembly RNA-binding protein YhbY; amino-acid sequence: MSQPEKLNTNQKKFLRGIAHGLNPMIIIGANGVTESLMAELESTLEHHEILKIKMASADREDRKKIVDYILEQTGALLVQTIGKVCVIYRQSEETELPLPR
- the folP gene encoding dihydropteroate synthase, translated to MFDIEKELHRIHLTRPGTPLVMGILNVTPDSFSDGGLFVSQKLIEERVVQMISQGVDIIDVGGESTRPGADAVPLSVELERVIPVVEWITERFDVPVSVDTYKTPVMQESIIAGVSIVNDVNALQDTGAIDCVAKGQVAVCLMHKKGNPGDMQQAPSYEDVVEEVKAFLLSRASVCEQAGIDKSRIILDPGFGFGKTLEHNKRLFKELSEFTSLEYPILVGVSRKRMIGEILGDVPLQSRLHGSVAAAILAGMKGSQIVRVHDVAPTVEALTVIASLT
- the purF gene encoding amidophosphoribosyltransferase encodes the protein MCGIVGIVSGSGNYVNQEIYDSLTILQHRGQDAAGIVTCKDGRFFQRKDNGMVKDVFRTRHMRDLHGNMGIGHVRYPTAGSSSSAEAQPFYVNSPYGIAMGHNGNLTNAEEVAEEIYRTDLRHLNTNSDSEVLLNVFAHELMQQKKLFIDHEDVFNAVRAVHKRVRGGYAAVGIISNIGVVGFRDPFALRPIVVGKRVTPNGTDYMIASESVALSGLGFTLEKDLAPGEAVVITEQGDIYYQQCAENPQYTPCIFEYVYFARPDSMMDDISVYKSRLRMGEKLAEKILREWPDHDIDVVMPIPDTSRTSALELASKLNIPYREGLMKNRYIGRTFIMPGQQLRKKSVRQKLNPINLEFEGKNVLLVDDSIVRGTTSGQIVEMAREAGANKVYFASAAPAVRYPYVYGIDMPSASELVANNRTTEEVAEFIGCDKLIYQDLEDLIDAVSVGNEQIPKFDTSCFSGEYITGDITPEYLASLDTSRNDDAQSTKKALGQETVGLHNGS